The Etheostoma spectabile isolate EspeVRDwgs_2016 chromosome 4, UIUC_Espe_1.0, whole genome shotgun sequence sequence TTGATTTAAATCAAGTTTTATCAATAAAGGTCAAATAGAAACGGTAATGTTGCTGATAGTCTGTTTAACTTTATTCATACTCTTTGAATGAGTTTGCATGTATCTTTGCATTCAGGTTTCCATATGTATTTACTCTGTGTGCAAATGTGCATTTATAGCAGATGGTAAGGCACATGAGGGCATGAGCCCATCCCCAGCCGCACCTACAGTTCCCCAAGTACGCCTCAACATGAACCACCTGGTATTCCACAAGGTGCTGGGAAAAGGCAGCTTTGGCAAGGTAGGCCCAATGGTCCCCATCTTTAAATCCTTTCCCAAATTTAGCATGAAATGATTGTGTAGACACAAAATGGAAACACATTTCACAAACTTGTTATGCCAATGATGATACACAAATACGGTAAAAGAACatctacaaaagaaaaaacattccTCCTGAAATCCAGTTTGTGGATGAAAAATACCTATCAAATATACCCATGGACATGACCGTATAATAAGCAGAAACCGTCCATATCTTCATATTTTAGGTAGCTTGGAACCTTAAGAAGTGAcattacaaagaaaaagaaatatgtgAAAATGTCTGTAATGCTGAAAGTGAGCTCTGAACATCATCAAGAGGAAGATTCTTATGTTATCATGTCTTAGTAATCACCATCCTTTCCTAAaccatattttatttaaattatttcattttataattaattaattaccaCCTCATCTgtattttacttcatttttgATGAACTAGGTTTACTAGATCAATACATTTCCTCACTGCCTGTTACTGTACATGAGTTCTCTCACATCAATGTTAGTGTAGGAGATGGCTTTCAGATGAGAAACAAGCTTAGTTATTGATCCATTACTATAGATGCCAGGCAACATTTGACAAAGACATGACACAGCTTACATCAAATTCAACCTAtttgagaaaaacagagaagcGGGGGTTTGAATGTTCATGTATTATCCAATGTGGCCTTGTGGCAGTGCATTTCAGTGAGATCAAACATCTAGTGACCTCACTGAGTTACATTGAGATAAAGCATGTAGGAACACCTAAACAAAGGGAGATATAAATAACCTCCtcgttttgatttgattttgctATGAGTGCACTGCATGAAACGGGTGGGATCACACTGAAGTACTAACTCTATGTGGCTTCGACACCCCAGGTGCTGCTGGCAGAGCTGAAAGGGCAGGGCCAGTTCTTTGCTGTGAAGGTTCTGAAGAAGGATGTTGTTCTCATGGAAGACGATGTGGAGTGCACCATGGTGGAGAAGAGAGTCTTGGCCCTCGCCTGGGAGAACCACTTCCTCACACACCTCTACTCCACATTCCAGTCTAGAGTAAGGATACATATCCTGCACATTTCTACTAGTAAAACGTATAAAAGCATGTTATCTGTTAGGGAATCAACTCGGGCAGCAGCGACAAGAGTGACAATTCCCATTTATTGATAAAGACCCACACTCCTAGTCCCCCCCTTATCTGAATccattctctcacacacacacacacacacacacggctctcGTCATGTCTCATTTGTTAGTGATCTGACAATAATGTGTTGTTTGTACAGGAGCACCTTTTCTTTGTAATGGAGTACCTGAATGGAGGCGACTTAATGTTCCACATCCAAGACAAAGGCCGCTTCGATATCAACAGAGCCACGTAAGTACACCGGGACATCACTTGACCACAGTGGAGGATGTGTAACTTGAACAcagtaaaactgtgtttttaatcgtttttttgcacatttcaaCCTTCAGATTCTATGCTGCTGAGATAATCATAGGACTGCAGTTTCTCCACTCAAAAGGAGTTGTCTACAGGTAAGGTCCCTCTGAACTGGTGTCTGCTGTCTCTATATTTAACCTGTTGACTGCAAAAGAGGACTGAACTGAATGTCTTTTTGGATTTTCAACTACAGTTCTTCAAACAGACTATACGGTAGTGGAACTGGTTGTCCATTCTTGTGTCTTTCCTCAGAGACCTGAAACTGGACAATGTGATGCTGGACAAGGACGGACACATAAAGATAGCAGACTTTGGCATGTGCAAGGAGCAAATGTTTGGGGACGCCAGAGCCACCACATTTTGTGGGACACCAGACTATATCGCACCAGAGGTAAGCTTCAGGGCCTGACTGATGTCACATTTCATACCACCACATTTCCATTAAAATTCTTAAAACCTActcattttgtgtctgtgtgtctgtgtgtctgtgtgtctgtgtgtgtccttgttctCCTTGCTAACTTGAAACATCTCTCATCTCAGATCCTGCTTGGACAGAAGTACACCTTCTCAGTGGACTGGTGGTCTTTTGGTGTGCTGGTGTACGAGATGCTGATCGGTCAGTCCCCTTTCCAAGGTGACGATGAGGATGATCTGTTTGAGTCCATCAGGCATGACACCCCTCACTACCCTCGGTGGATAACCAAGGAGGCCAAGAACCTAATTGAACAGGTACCTGTTGTTGTTACTGGCACACAGTGCACATCATACACATGAATGGTTTTCACTGCAGACATTTCTTCTTATCACAACATAGTATTATAAGGAgttgttttgtgttctttttgtaataaaaatgtcTGTCTCCTTTCTCGCCATCATTATTTCAGTTGTTTGAGCGAGATCCCAGTCGCAGGTTGGGTGTGGTGAGAGACATCCGTGCCCATCCATTCTTCAAAACCATCAACTGGCCAGCActagagaaaagagaagtgGAGCCTCCTTTTAAGCCCAAAGTGGTATGAGCCTGTAATTATTTTTCCTGAACAATCTATGTAGGTACCTGAAATCCATTTTGTGTAAATAGGATTGCATGCATCCAGGATTGTTATTGCTTACCTGTGCTTTGATCCATTAACCTAAGTGAAATCCCTGAACTGCCACCCACAGAAATCCCCCAGTGACTGCAGCAACTTTGACCGAGAGTTCCTGAGCGAGAAGCCACGGCTCTCCCACGCAGACAAGAACCTCATTGATTCCATGGACCAAGCAGCATTCGCTGGCTTTTCCTTCATCAACCCCAAACTGGAAAACATGATaagcaaatgaaaaaacaaaatggcttcTCTGGAAACACGCTCTTAGCCCAGCATTTTGAAATAGGTTCTTATCCCGTTCCCTTTATCTTCGTATGGTCTAAGTTCAACTGGATGGATAACAAGAACTTGAAAAGATCTGGCTGTAACTTCTTTAGTTCCTCTATCAGAGGATGAGGGACAAAAGGAAACCATAATCTTGTCTCAGATATCAaactgtaaatgtgtaaaataatatAAAGCTCCAGGAAAGTAAGGGACATTCTTATGAATCAAGGGTTACCATAATCAATGCTGGCGGAGGGTGTACTCAatgatgttttatatatttctttaattttgtcAATATTGCGATGACACCTTGAATCTATACGTATCATCTAATGTACTGTACTGAAAATTTGAATTCACATGCACAA is a genomic window containing:
- the LOC116688666 gene encoding protein kinase C delta type, producing MAPFLRITFNAYDIGVLPPLSDPPICAIKMKESVNTERGKTLVQRKPTMYPAWKSTFDAHIYEGRVIEVVLMQSAEEPLAKATVGVSVLAERCKKSKTTNRAEFWLDMHPSGKVQMAVQFYLEDTDAASCQPSVKVSPEDGVTTLNRRRGAFKQPKVHFIKNHEFTATFFGTPTFCSVCREFVWGLNKQGYKCRQCNAAIHKKCIDKIIGRCTGSATNSRETVFQKERFKIDMPHRFKHYNYKSPTFCDHCGSLLWGLYKQGLKCEDCGMNVHSYCQKKVANLCGINQKLLAEALSQISQKSMKKSDDSNKADIGIYQDINSATADPSADGKAHEGMSPSPAAPTVPQVRLNMNHLVFHKVLGKGSFGKVLLAELKGQGQFFAVKVLKKDVVLMEDDVECTMVEKRVLALAWENHFLTHLYSTFQSREHLFFVMEYLNGGDLMFHIQDKGRFDINRATFYAAEIIIGLQFLHSKGVVYRDLKLDNVMLDKDGHIKIADFGMCKEQMFGDARATTFCGTPDYIAPEILLGQKYTFSVDWWSFGVLVYEMLIGQSPFQGDDEDDLFESIRHDTPHYPRWITKEAKNLIEQLFERDPSRRLGVVRDIRAHPFFKTINWPALEKREVEPPFKPKVKSPSDCSNFDREFLSEKPRLSHADKNLIDSMDQAAFAGFSFINPKLENMISK